The Paenibacillus sp. BIC5C1 DNA segment TCGATATAATTAAGTTGCAATTCAACCTATATTCGAGGAGGCATATTGTAATGTTCAAAAATGTAAGGGGTTTCAAAACATCCATTGCTCTGGTCTTTGTTTTGTTATTCACCTCCATTATGCTGCCAGCAGGCCAGCATGCCAGTGCAGCACCGAGCTTCGCCAAAGGAGCCGACATCAGTTGGGTGCCCGGGATGGAAGCGCAAGGTTACAAATGGAAAGACAAAAACGGTGTACAGCGTGATATTATTGATATTTTGAAAAATGATTACCAGATCAACTCCGTTCGTATTCGTGTCTTCGTTAATCCTTCGAATGATTATGGTAACGGTTACATGAACAAAGATCGTGCTGCTGCTCTGGCTCTGCGTGCCAAAAATGCAGGCATGAGTGTCATGCTGACACTGCACTACAGTGATTCCTGGGCTGATCCGGGTCAGCAGACGAAACCTGCGGCCTGGAAAAACTACACGTTCCAACAGCTGATGGATGCTGTATGGAATCACACGCGTGAAGTCATGACGGCCATGCAGAGCAAAGGCGTAACCCCTGATTGGGTACAAATTGGTAACGAAACAAGCAACGGCATGTTATGGGAAGATGGAAAAGCATCCACAAACATGAAAAATTATGCGTGGCTGGTGAACACGGGCCATAATGCCGTAAAATCCATCAGCACCAACACCAAAACAATTGTTCACCTCGCAGGTGGGGATGATAACGCCCTCTATGTATGGAATATCGGTGGTCTGATCGATAACGGTGCCAACTTTGACATGATTGCCATGTCCCTCTATCCTTCCGCTTCCGGCTGGAACACAGCTGTCACCAATGCTGTGAATAATGCCAAGGATCTGATCAACCGGTATGGTAAAGAGATTATCGTATCGGAAATCGGGATGGATAATACCCAACCAGCTGCCGGTAAAAGTTTCGTCGCAGCGATGAAAACGCAATTCCGAAACCTGCCGAGCAGCAAAGGTAAAGGTGTATTCTATTGGGAGCCTGAAGCAACGCCGGGTTACAACGGCGGTTACAGCAAAGGTGCCTGGCAGTCTAACGGCTTGCCGACTGTAATGTTGGAAGGATTTATCGACTAAACACGGGGGGGTTAGAAGTGTGTTGGGGTGCAGCAGGTGGCCGTTACAGTTACGGATCGTTCTTTCGATCGCTGTTATCCCCAGATTTTTTTGAATGTCCTATTCCATAGGCCAAAATCCGGGGATAAAGGCGAACGCTACCGCTTCTTCAGAATCGATTCCGTGCCCTCCACTGCGCTCGCTGCTTATGAGATACTTCTAAAATGTGGTTAGTGGGAATTTGGGGTATAAAATGAGAAGGCGCTACTTCCATTGGGGAGTAGCGCCTTTTGTTGGGGATTGTAGTAAGTTGATGGGGATGGATGAGTTGAGGTAGGCTAGGTGGTTAGTTTTCAATTCAGTTAGATCGAATTTGTTGGATTGGTTTCATGTTAATTAGGAACGCTTGATGAATCTGAACGTAAATAGTCTTATCGCTCATATACTTGTATAATTAAGATAAAAGATTCAGACAGCACATGTGCAACCTTATTTCAAAGGTGGGAAAATATATGGGATTTTTAAAAGAACTGGGCCAGTTTGCTGGAGAAGTTACCGGAAAAGTACTGGGCGGCACCGTCCGAGTGGCCGGAGAACTTACAGGGAGTCCATTCATTAAAGAAATTGGTAATGGTGTAGAAAAGGCTACGATTAACACAGGGAAAACGGTAGGACAACTTGCCAGCGGTACATACGATATGGCGAGTGGTGTGATCAGAGAAGACAACACAACGTTAGATGCGGGACTTGCCGATATTGGAGGTGCTGTTTCCAATACAGCTAAAGGCGTAGTGGTATCAGCGAAGTATGTGTATAACGGTGGCAAAGATGTGGTTGTCGGCATGAAAGACGAGGACATGGAGAGAGTAAAGCTCGGGGCAAAGAATCTAATTGCCGCTGCCGCAGTCACTACATTGGCTGTAGGACTCGTTGAGGTTGTAGATGGTGTCGAAAGTATGGAGTCGGCAGAGTCCGTAGAATTGATAGAAAATCCAAATACAGACGTTACACCTCAGTAGCATATCGAGGATTTTAGAGCTTCAACTTCGAAAGAAAAAATGGACGCTAATCATCATAATGATTGGCGTCCATTTTTTCATCACTCAATTCAATTACTTCGCTTCGCCTACAACCGTAAAGCGTTCGTTCTTATGCTGCGGGTTTTCGATCTCATCGACCAAAGCGATGGCATAGTCAGCATAGCTGATGTAACTGTTGCCTTCACTGTTCACCAGAATCTGATCTTTACCTGACTCGTACTTGCCTGTGCGTACACCCTCTGGATTAAAGAATCCCGCCGGGCTCAGGAACGTCCATTGGATACCTGAGGAAGCTTGCAGATCCTGCAAGTTTTTACCCTGGTTGGTTGCTGTTGCTTTGTATGCATCAGGGAACCCAGGGGAGTCTACTACCCGCAAGGTTTGGGTTTCATCTGTGAACAGACTGCCTGCACCACCAACAACGATCAGACGCGTTTTCGGCGCCTCTTTCAGAATGTTAATCAGGGCTTGTCCTGCTTCCACATGCAGATTCTCTTTACCGGCTGGTGCACCAAATGCATTGACGATCACGTCGAATGATTTGGCATCCTCTGCCGTGAGGTCGAACACGTCTTTTTCAAGTACATTCAGACTTTTATCTTCCACTCTGGATGCATTACGAACGATCGCAGTCACTTCATGCCCTCTATCCAACGCTTCCTTCAAAATCAAATTCCCTGCTTTGCCTGTCGCGCCAATAATTCCAATCTTCATCATAATCTCTCCTTTGGCTAGGTTCTGCTAAATCTCATAATGTAACTATATTAGTTACAACATAACTTGTCAACTTCACTTCCTCACTTCTCAATAAAAAAA contains these protein-coding regions:
- a CDS encoding NAD(P)-dependent oxidoreductase encodes the protein MKIGIIGATGKAGNLILKEALDRGHEVTAIVRNASRVEDKSLNVLEKDVFDLTAEDAKSFDVIVNAFGAPAGKENLHVEAGQALINILKEAPKTRLIVVGGAGSLFTDETQTLRVVDSPGFPDAYKATATNQGKNLQDLQASSGIQWTFLSPAGFFNPEGVRTGKYESGKDQILVNSEGNSYISYADYAIALVDEIENPQHKNERFTVVGEAK
- a CDS encoding glycoside hydrolase family 53 protein, with protein sequence MLPAGQHASAAPSFAKGADISWVPGMEAQGYKWKDKNGVQRDIIDILKNDYQINSVRIRVFVNPSNDYGNGYMNKDRAAALALRAKNAGMSVMLTLHYSDSWADPGQQTKPAAWKNYTFQQLMDAVWNHTREVMTAMQSKGVTPDWVQIGNETSNGMLWEDGKASTNMKNYAWLVNTGHNAVKSISTNTKTIVHLAGGDDNALYVWNIGGLIDNGANFDMIAMSLYPSASGWNTAVTNAVNNAKDLINRYGKEIIVSEIGMDNTQPAAGKSFVAAMKTQFRNLPSSKGKGVFYWEPEATPGYNGGYSKGAWQSNGLPTVMLEGFID